A segment of the Fusarium musae strain F31 chromosome 2, whole genome shotgun sequence genome:
GAGCTGGGAAACAACGACGAATGCTGGTGGCCAAGCACATAAGACTACCCTTATTGCACGAACTTGTCGCTTAGATCCCACTGTTTCTGGAGATATATGTTTAATCAGTGCATTTCTATGACATTTTTCATTGAGCACGAGATGGACGACACTACCAGCGCCAGCTCCAGCGTGACGCCATTCCCGTATGGGGCGTTTTGTCCTGGTGGACTCAACACAGATCCTGCTATATCCCCGAATGATCCAACAATTGGATACAAGTTCAACCATACCATGATCAGGGTCAGAGACCCTAAGGAGAGCTTGAAGTTCTATGTTGACCTGATGGGGATGAGGACGGTTTTCACGTAAGTTGGGACAGCCTCCATAACCTGTCATCTTTTATAGTTACACCTGCTTGTCTCTTCTGTGTTGGAGCCACTATTTCAGGGCTCTGTTTAATGTCGGTATATTCTGAAAAAGAGGTGAGAAGCTATTGTGCCAGGGGgtgctattattaacttccACGATGTATTTAATGGAGACATCCACCGCCCTAAAAGAAAACAATTTCTCAAACTCAGTACCCCTGGTCTCGTTACCATGATTAGGGCGACAATTAGCTGACAGCTTTTCAATAGCATGAACGCGGGCCCCTTCACCAACTACTACCTCGGCTACCCAGACACGGACGAGCATCGCGCCAACCCGGCCCAGTTCGGGGCTGACACATCCAAGGTTTTTCAGTTCACGACGGGTCTCTTGGAACTATTCCATGTCCATGGCTCTGAGAAGCAACAGCCTGGCTTTTATCACAATGGCAACACGCCAGAAAGTTTAGGGTTTGGCCACTTGGGATTTACGGTCCCTGACGCGCGAGCCGCGGTCGCGAGGCTAAAAGCGCACGGTGTCAGGGTCTTCAAGGACTTTGGCGTGGCTAACAAGGAAACTATCCCCATCAGCGACTGGGAGAATAAGCACGGAGTAGGCATTGAAGTCAAAGGGACCGAGAGCGAGCTCCATCCTATGTTTAAAAAGGCGTATGAGAGTATCGCATTAGTTCAAGATCCGGTAAGTTTATCCGAGTCAACGATCAAATCAAAGTGACTACTAGGACCCCTATCCCTTGATACGACCTATTCTGAAGAGAAGGAGCTAATCTTCTATCTCCAGGATggatatattataataatatcggGACAGCATGGCCACTAAGGCACCTGTGTTAAGATTTAGATATCAGAGAGGATATAACAAGATATTTCCTATAGGAAAAAAGCAGCCACAATAATGAAGTTCTGCTCCACGCTCAGATCGACAACACTACGGCAAAACCGATTAAGGTCTTTTAATTAGCAGACCACTTTATGTTCATGGCCTCGTATATCTCTGTCCAATTGAAGAGTCTTTCTTGTTAGAGAACAATAGCTTGACTGCACTATAGTGAGCATGTTCTACTTGTGAGTGATTATTTTTCAGGGTTcctataattagctttttctAGATCTGCTATAatgttttataaaagaagaagtaatagtatataactgAGttcttagtattaatagtatctcttaagtatattaagataattacttaatacttatctattattatcttattaaaagagCATAGGCTAACTCAGCTACTGTATATAAGATAGTAAACCTAGAGGCATTAGAAGTATTTAAGGTTTAGATAGGCATTAGAAATAGTTAACAGTAGCAGgctagtttatataaatagttattattaattaataagtaaggcATTagagtta
Coding sequences within it:
- a CDS encoding hypothetical protein (EggNog:ENOG41); the encoded protein is MNAGPFTNYYLGYPDTDEHRANPAQFGADTSKVFQFTTGLLELFHVHGSEKQQPGFYHNGNTPESLGFGHLGFTVPDARAAVARLKAHGVRVFKDFGVANKETIPISDWENKHGVGIEVKGTESELHPMFKKAYESIALVQDPEKSSHNNEVLLHAQIDNTTAKPIKVF